CGCGAGCTTGCGTTCGCCGCGACGGGCTCGGGTAAACAACCGATCGACCTGCCCGGCGGCGCCCAATTTGGGATCGAGCACGATCACGCGCGCGGGACCGCCGTACCAATCCTCGATTTCGATACGATCCAGTCCCTTTTTGACGAGATGCATCGACGCGGCGAGATGCTCGGCGTCGGCTCGAAGGCGCACGGGGTCGCCGGCGTCCTCGGCTTCGCGCGTGAGTTTCGCCAGATGCTCTCGCGCCCGCTTCGCCGACTTGCGAACCGCGGCGAGCAATTCCGCCCGTGCGCGGTCACGCCGCGACCGATCGCGTTCCCGCGCGTAGAACCTTCCGATCGCGAACGCGATATCGCCCTCGCCGAAGTCGCGGACAGTGCGCTGCGCGGCCGGACCCTGGGCCGGCGGCGCGACCGCGTGCGGCGGCTGATAAACGTCGCCGGGCACGCAGGGGCGTGGCCCCGATCCCGCGCGCGCCGCGTCGAGCACGCGCCCTTCTCCGTCGATGACGATCAGGTTGCCGTGCCGGCCGAAGAGTTCGGCGACGAGCGTGCGAACGCCGTCCGCGCGCTCCACGGTCAGCGTCGCGACACGGTCGCCGGGCACGACGGCGAGTTCGACCACGCGACCGCCCTCGAGGTGTTTGCGCGCCGTGGCGCAGAACCGCGGCGGCGTGGGGTCATGCGCGACGCGCTCGTCGGCCAGCGCGATGTGCGCGAGGCCCGGCTCGCACGTCACGATGAGCCACGCATCCAGGTCGCTCCCGTGAAGCTGGATACTGAGCGTGTGGTCGGCCGTCTGGTAGATCTTCTGGACGCGCGCGCCCTCGACTTGGCCGCGCATCGCGTCGACGACGAAGGTCAACTCCCGCGATGTGAGCGTCACGCGGCGTCGTCCGGGAGTTCGAGAATCGTCAGCCGTTTTTCGTCGCGAAAAGGTCCGCAGTTGATGAATCGCGTGCGGTCGTAGTCCATCTCGCGTCGCCGGGGTTCGTGGACATGGCCGTAGTGGACCGTCCTCGGCGCGTGCGCGTCCACGTAACGCAGAAGTGCCTCGCTGCCGCCCTCGTCGCGATTCGCGATGCGGTCGAAACACAGGTCCTCGATCGCGGGCGGGCAGTGCACGAAGAGGTGATCGACCGGGCCGAGCGCGACGAGCCGGCGCTCGAATTCCTCGGGCGAAATCTCGCCGGGCATGCCGAAGCTGTAGTTCATCTTCGGGCTGCCGTTCACGAATCCCAGCCGCGCGCCGTTCAGATCCAGTACGTGCGTCTCTTCGATGTACCGGATGTTGGGACGCAGATTGGCGCGCAGTTGCGGCGGAAAATCGACGTTGCCGTTGATGAGATAAACCTCGCAGGGAATCTTCGAAAACAGTTCGCGGTAGCACTCGCCGGTGCGCTCGGCGATTTTTCCGAACAGATCCTCGATTCCCGCCGCGGTTTTCACCATCACCTTCTTGGCTTCGGCGAGGCGGTTTTGCGCGGTGAGCTCGATGACCTGCTCGATGGTTTCGCGATCGACGAATTCGGCGAGCAGTCCCGACCGATCGGAGTAGTCGATGATGTTGATGAAATCGCCGAGCAAAAAGCACAGGTCTTCGCCGTCCAACTGCGCGACGAGGTCGTCGTACGCGCCGTGGATATCGCTGGCGATCTTGATGCGCACGATCGCTTCCGTTATCGGGCGGCGCGGATGCCGTCGAGGGCGTCCAGATTCGCGCACGACGCGGTATCGCCCGGGTCCTGACCCAGATACACCTTCTTGATGGTGCCGCGCAGAATCTTGGCCGAGCGCGTCTTGGGCAGATCGCTCACGAAGACGAGCACGCCGGGGCGCAGCGTCTTGCCCAGATGCCGGACGACTTGATCCTTGAGTTCGGCGCGAAGTTCCTCGCTCGGCTCGTGACCCGGCGCGAGCACGACGAAGCAGCCGACCGTCTCGCCCTTCAGATCGTCGGGCAGACCCACCGCCGCGGATTCCATAACGGACGGGTGCTCCATGAGCGCCGACTCGATCTCGGCGGGCCCGGTGCGTTTGCCCGCGACCTTGATCGTGTCGTCCGACCGGCCGCGCAGATACCAGAAGCCCTGCTCGTCCACCTCGGCCCAGTCGCCGTGAAACCAGATGTTCGGGAACTTCGAGAAATACGTGTCGAGGTATCGCTGCCGGTCGCCCAGGAATCCCTTGGTCATCGACGGCGCGGGCTGCTTGCAGACCAGGTGCCCGATGCCGGTCTTGATCGGATGCCCGTCCTCGTCGAACACGTCCACGTCCATGCCGAGCGCGGGGCCGGCCAGCGTGCAGGGGGTCAGCTCGGTCACGGGGTTCGGGCTCAGGTGACAGCCGACGATCTCGGTGCCGCCGCTGATGTTGATGATCGGCACGCGCGACTCGCCGACGTTTTCGAACAGCCACATATACGACTCGGGATCCCACGGCTCGCCCGTCGAACCGAAATAGCGCAGCGACGTGCGGTCATACTTTTTTACGTACGACAGATCGGATTGCTGAAGCAGCCGGATCGCCGTGGGCGAAACGCCCAGGTGCGTGACGCGAAATCGCTCGACCATCTCCCACAGCCGCCCGGCGTCGGGGTAGTTCGGCACGCCCTCGAAGATGACGAAGCTCGCGCCGAAGTGCGCGACGCCGATCATCTCCCACGGCCCCATCATCCAGCCGATGTCGGTCACCCAGAAGAATCGCGAGTCGGGCTTCACGTCGAAGGCGTACCCGAGTTCTTTCGCCATTTGCGCGATGCAGCCCGCGTGCGTGTGGACGGTGCCCTTGGGCCGCCCCGTCGTGCCCGACGTGTAGATGATGAGCGCGGTGTCCTCGGCCTCGCAGATCTCGGTCGGCGCGTCGTCGCCGTGGTCCGCGACGAAGTCGGCGTAGCGCACATCGCGGCCGTCCGTCATCGGCACCGCTTGTCCGGTTCGGGCGACCACCACCACGGTCGTCACGGTCTTCGCGAGGTCCACGGCCTTGTCGGCCTCATTCTTCAGCGGCACGGGCTTGCCGCGCCGGAACGAGCCGTCCGCCGTGAACAGCAGTTTCGCGCCGGCGTCCTCCAGGCGCACCGCCAGCGCCGATGGCCCGAAGCCCGAGAAGACGGGAATCGCCACCGCGCCGATCTTGAGGATCGCGAAAAACACCACGACGATCTCGGGTGCCATCGGCATATAGATGCCGACCGCGTCGCCCTTTTTCACGCCGTGCGCGCGCATGGCGTTCGCGAGCCGGCAGACCTCGCGGTTCAGCCGGTCGTAGGTGTAGGTCGTGGGCTCGCGGTCGTCGCACTCGTGCGTGAAGCAGATGTGATCGCCGCGGCCGTCGCGGATGTGCCGGTCGACCGTGTTGAGCACGACGTTGGTCTTGCCGCCGACGAACCAGCGCGCAAAGGGGAAACCGTCGGCCTGCGTCTGCGTGTACGGCGCGTACCACTCGACGCCGAGGTCGCGGAGCGCCGTGTCCCAGAAGCGCGAGGTGTCGGCGACGGACCAGGCGTGCAGCTCGCGATAATTCGCCGCGCCGACCTGGCGCATCAGCCGCGCGATGTTGGAGTTTTCCAAATATTCGCCGGTGGGTTTCCAGATCACCTCGACCATGGCAGGACCCTTTCGTCGCGCATCGCGCGCATGTGCATTCGGCAGCAGTCGCTCATGTGCATTCGGCCCCAGTCGGACCCGGGCGGGTGGTTGCGAAAAGAGCCTCAATATTGTACACGGTTCGCGTTCAATTGACCACGTTTTGAGCCCCCGCACAAAATGGCGGATTCGTGCATTGACGGGGCCGGTGTTCCCGAAGGAGGTGCTTCATGTCAGGCGAGAAGATCACGGTAAAGGACGGCCGGCTCCAGATCCCGGATCGGCCCATCATTCCCTTCCTCGAGGGCGACGGAATCGGCCCGGACATCTGGCGTGCGTCGCAGATGGTGTTCGACGAGGCGGTCCGCAAGACCTTCGGCGGCAAGCGTCAGATCGTCTGGAAAGAGATCCTGGCGGGCGAGAAGGCGTTCAAGGAAACCGGCAACTGGCTGCCGGTCGAAACCACCGACGCCATCAAGGAATATCTCGTTTCCATCAAAGGTCCGCTGACGACACCCGTGGGCGGCGGTTTCCGCAGCCTCAACGTCGCGCTGCGCCAGATCCTCGACCTGTTCGCGTGCGTGCGGCCGGTGCGCTATTTCGACGGCGTGCCCTCGCCGGTGAAGGCGCCTCACAAGCTCAACGTCGTCATCTACCGCGAAAACACCGAAGATGTGTACGCGGGCATCGAATACGAACAGGGCAGCGACCAGGCGCTGAAGCTGATCGAGTTCCTGAACACGACCTACGGCACCAACATCCGCGTCGATTCGGGCGTGGGCATCAAGCCGATCTCGGTGTTCGGCAGCCGCCGCCTCGTGCGCAAGGCGATCCGCCATGCGATCGACAAGAAACGC
The sequence above is a segment of the Deltaproteobacteria bacterium genome. Coding sequences within it:
- a CDS encoding AMP-binding protein, which produces MVEVIWKPTGEYLENSNIARLMRQVGAANYRELHAWSVADTSRFWDTALRDLGVEWYAPYTQTQADGFPFARWFVGGKTNVVLNTVDRHIRDGRGDHICFTHECDDREPTTYTYDRLNREVCRLANAMRAHGVKKGDAVGIYMPMAPEIVVVFFAILKIGAVAIPVFSGFGPSALAVRLEDAGAKLLFTADGSFRRGKPVPLKNEADKAVDLAKTVTTVVVVARTGQAVPMTDGRDVRYADFVADHGDDAPTEICEAEDTALIIYTSGTTGRPKGTVHTHAGCIAQMAKELGYAFDVKPDSRFFWVTDIGWMMGPWEMIGVAHFGASFVIFEGVPNYPDAGRLWEMVERFRVTHLGVSPTAIRLLQQSDLSYVKKYDRTSLRYFGSTGEPWDPESYMWLFENVGESRVPIINISGGTEIVGCHLSPNPVTELTPCTLAGPALGMDVDVFDEDGHPIKTGIGHLVCKQPAPSMTKGFLGDRQRYLDTYFSKFPNIWFHGDWAEVDEQGFWYLRGRSDDTIKVAGKRTGPAEIESALMEHPSVMESAAVGLPDDLKGETVGCFVVLAPGHEPSEELRAELKDQVVRHLGKTLRPGVLVFVSDLPKTRSAKILRGTIKKVYLGQDPGDTASCANLDALDGIRAAR
- a CDS encoding metallophosphoesterase family protein → MRIKIASDIHGAYDDLVAQLDGEDLCFLLGDFINIIDYSDRSGLLAEFVDRETIEQVIELTAQNRLAEAKKVMVKTAAGIEDLFGKIAERTGECYRELFSKIPCEVYLINGNVDFPPQLRANLRPNIRYIEETHVLDLNGARLGFVNGSPKMNYSFGMPGEISPEEFERRLVALGPVDHLFVHCPPAIEDLCFDRIANRDEGGSEALLRYVDAHAPRTVHYGHVHEPRRREMDYDRTRFINCGPFRDEKRLTILELPDDAA
- the icd gene encoding isocitrate dehydrogenase (NADP(+)) gives rise to the protein MSGEKITVKDGRLQIPDRPIIPFLEGDGIGPDIWRASQMVFDEAVRKTFGGKRQIVWKEILAGEKAFKETGNWLPVETTDAIKEYLVSIKGPLTTPVGGGFRSLNVALRQILDLFACVRPVRYFDGVPSPVKAPHKLNVVIYRENTEDVYAGIEYEQGSDQALKLIEFLNTTYGTNIRVDSGVGIKPISVFGSRRLVRKAIRHAIDKKRGSVTLVHKGNIMKFTEGAFRSWGYDEARENFGEFTVTEDQVWSDFGGKTPAGKVMMKDRIADAMFQQVLLRPDEYEVLATPNLNGDYLSDACAAQVGGLGMAPGANMSDDVALFEATHGTAPKYAGQDKVNPGSVILSGCMMFEYMGWDEVSVAIQRGIEGAIAKKTVTYDLARQMPGATEVSCSGFGEAICKNL
- a CDS encoding NFACT family protein, which translates into the protein MTLTSRELTFVVDAMRGQVEGARVQKIYQTADHTLSIQLHGSDLDAWLIVTCEPGLAHIALADERVAHDPTPPRFCATARKHLEGGRVVELAVVPGDRVATLTVERADGVRTLVAELFGRHGNLIVIDGEGRVLDAARAGSGPRPCVPGDVYQPPHAVAPPAQGPAAQRTVRDFGEGDIAFAIGRFYARERDRSRRDRARAELLAAVRKSAKRAREHLAKLTREAEDAGDPVRLRADAEHLAASMHLVKKGLDRIEIEDWYGGPARVIVLDPKLGAAGQVDRLFTRARRGERKLAALAEQIPEAKRRADLAAALAQEIERAPDDALGVLRARAEAENFIPKPRNPIGVTAATTRKSTPQLSGPRRYVAKDGSLIVVGRDARENDEVTFRIGVGNDWWFHVSGESGSHVVVKVPPGQELSSETLLDAATLALRGSRLVKQGAGEVRYTQRKYVRKPKGAPPGRVVVEQTKTVFVRVDENRVKRLEESRR